One genomic window of Solanum dulcamara chromosome 10, daSolDulc1.2, whole genome shotgun sequence includes the following:
- the LOC129871313 gene encoding uncharacterized protein LOC129871313: MKSKLFLCFRPIVEDSVHQNHAIDQSTSSIITKRSDKHDQLFESKSSRGNRRDKFFKPLLDGTSRKLGKMILKGNSNKQKEITSIGTLSKGNQPSRKIAYNQREATRSTSTSCDENKKSSTNIHLIAFTLFVTIYFGRVYAIFLTLLWILLFSIMPKPVCRTVEKLFLAGCCVEKTKV, encoded by the exons ATGAAGAGCAAGCTCTTTCTCTGTTTTCGTCCCATTGTTGAGGATTCTGTTCATCAAAATCATGCTATTGATCAATCTACTTCAAGTATTATCACAAAAAGAAGTGACAAACATGATCAATTG TTTGAGTCAAAAAGTAGTAGGGGAAATAGAAGAGACAAGTTCTTCAAACCCTTATTAGATGGTACATCAAGGAAGCTAGGAAAAATGATCTTGAAGGGCAATAGTAACAAGCAAAAGGAAATTACTTCAATTGGCACTTTATCTAAGGGAAATCAGCCATCAAGGAAAATTGCATACAACCAAAGAGAAGCCACAAGAAGTACTTCAACATCATGTGATGAAAACAAGAAATCTAGCACAAATATTCATTTGATTGCTTTCACCTTATTTGTGACTATTTATTTTGGTAGGGTTTATGCTATATTTTTAACATTATTATGGATTCTATTGTTCTCCATAATGCCCAAGCCAGTTTGCAGGACAGTAGAAAAATTGTTTTTAGCTGGATGTTGTGTAGAAAAAACAAAGGTATAA
- the LOC129871007 gene encoding transcription factor MYB74-like, with translation MGRSPISSDKNGLKNGPWTQEEDLKLIQYIQVHGPGNWRSLPKNAGLERCGKSCLLRWTNYLRPDIKRGRFSFEEEETIIQLHSALGNKWSAIAARLPGRTDNEIKNYWNTHIRKRLLKMGFDPVTHNPRLIEENLVVGSSMEDSNLEVLGLLFVGNGEEEKREELG, from the exons atgGGAAGATCACCAATTAGTTCTgataaaaatggactaaaaaaTGGTCCATGGACCCAAGAAGAAGATCTTAAGCTTATTCAATACATTCAAGTTCATGGTCCTGGAAATTGGCGTAGCCTTCCCAAGAATGCTG GACTTGAAAGGTGTGGAAAGAGTTGTCTTCTTCGTTGGACAAATTATTTAAGGCCAGATATTAAGAGAGGAAGATTTTcatttgaggaagaagaaaCTATTATCCAACTTCATAGTGCTCTTGGCAACAA GTGGTCAGCCATAGCGGCTCGTTTACCTGGAAGAACAGACAATGAAATCAAAAACTATTGGAACACTCACATAAGAAAAAGACTTTTAAAGATGGGATTTGATCCAGTAACTCACAACCCTCGTCTTA ttgaagaaaaccttgtagttgggtcttcaatggaggactcaaatcttgaagttcttggactcctttttgttggaaatggagaagaagagaagagagaggagctaggg
- the LOC129870095 gene encoding cytochrome b6-f complex iron-sulfur subunit, chloroplastic, translating to MASSTLSPVTPSQLCSSKSGVSSVSQALLVKPMKINGHGMGKDKRMKVKCMATSIPADDRVPDMEKRNLMNLLLLGALALPTGGMLVPYATFFAPPGSGGGSSGTVAKDALGNDVVATEWLKTHAPGTRTLAQGLKGDPTYLVVENDGTLATYGINAVCTHLGCVVPWNTAENKFICPCHGSQYNNQGRVVRGPAPLSLALAHADIDDGKVVFVPWVETDFRTGEAPWWA from the exons atggcttcttccactctTTCTCCTGTAACTCCTTCTCAG CTATGCTCTAGCAAGAGTGGTGTTTCATCGGTTTCACAAGCGTTGCTTGTGAAGCCGATGAAAATTAATGGTCATGGAATGGGAAAGGATAAGAGGATGAAAGTGAAGTGTATGGCAACTAGCATTCCAGCTGATGACAGAGTGCCTGATATGGAAAAAAGAAACCTCATGAATTTGCTTCTATTGGGTGCTCTTGCTCTCCCAACTGGTGGAATGCTTGTACCTTATGCTACTTTCTTTGCACCACCTGG TTCAGGAGGTGGTAGTAGTGGTACCGTTGCCAAAGATGCattaggtaatgatgttgttgCGACTGAGTGGCTCAAAACTCATGCCCCTGGAACGCGAACCCTCGCACAAGGACTAAAG GGAGATCCTACTTACCTTGTTGTGGAGAACGATGGAACACTCGCGACCTATGGTATCAACGCCGTGTGCACTCACCTTGGTTGTGTCGTGCCATGGAACACGGCTGAGAACAAGTTCATTTGCCCCTGCCATGGATCCCAATACAATAACCAAGGAAGAGTTGTTAGAGGACCTGCTCCTTTG TCCTTGGCATTGGCTCATGCAGATATTGATGATGGGAAGGTGGTGTTTGTTCCCTGGGTTGAAACAGACTTCAGAACTGGTGAAGCTCCATGGTGGGCTTAG